From Silurus meridionalis isolate SWU-2019-XX chromosome 14, ASM1480568v1, whole genome shotgun sequence, a single genomic window includes:
- the LOC124396783 gene encoding zona pellucida sperm-binding protein 3-like isoform X1 has translation MKACTHTSPLWERLDIPGLKDDKNAATMGLNHIGVSALLFVALGLVEAQWLMWKFQATTGPPPEPSERQMDPVPTLSVTSECNETAVHVEVKKNLFKNGKPINTAALTLGGCAAKEDTASQVLIYESELNGCNSRLTVTEDELVYVFTLGTASEPLSGTPITIECHYPRFHHVPSSTLMPSWKPDDSPQAVAEPFFSMRLMMDNWIFERTSNQYQLGELINIEASVLPFNQVPLRVFVDRCIASAVPDITTVPRYSFIENNGCLVDSMIIASSSHFMLQTQEATLRFQLEAFKFQQGNSSLIYITCFLKATVASASPDPEHKACWYNGNRWTAAYGTDQVCSCCDSRCSLQMEHDQSGQEPASQITLDPILVEGEI, from the exons atgaaagcctgcacccacaccagccCTTTGTGGGAAAGATTGGACATCCCTGGGTTAAAGGATGATAAAA ATGCAGCAACAATGGGATTAAACCATATTGGTGTTTCTGCATTGCTGTTTGTTGCCCTCGGATTGGTTGAGGCCCAATGGCTAATGTGGAAATTCCAAGCAACTACAGGACCACCACCAGAGCCATCTGAGAGGCAGATGGACCCTGTTCCTACTCTGAGTGTAACGTCTGAATGCAATGAAACTGCTGTGCATgtggaagtgaagaaaaatctgtttaaaaatggAAAACCCATCAATACTGCAGCTCTGACGCTGGGAGGCTGTGCTGCGAAAGAGGATACTGCTTCTCAAGTCCTTATCTACGAATCTGAACTGAATGGCTGCAATAGCAGACTCACG GTGACTGAGGATGAACTGGTTTATGTTTTCACCCTGGGTACTGCTTCAGAGCCTTTAAGTGGTACTCCAATTACTATTGAATGCCACTATCCAAG ATTCCATCATGTTCCCAGCAGCACTCTGATGCCTTCTTGGAAACCAGATGATTCTCCCCAGGCTGTTGCAGAACCTTTTTTCTCCATGAGGCTCATGATGG ATAACTGGATATTTGAAAGAACATCCAACCAGTACCAGTTGGGTGAGCTTATAAACATTGAGGCATCGGTACTGCCGTTCAACCAGGTGCCCTTGCGTGTCTTTGTGGATCGTTGCATAGCCAGTGCTGTCCCTGACATAACTACAGTCCCCAGATATTCCTTCATTGAGAACAATGG GTGTTTGGTCGATTCTATGATCATAGCATCCAGTTCCCACTTCATGCTTCAAACTCAAGAAGCAACGCTGAGGTTTCAGTTGGAGGCCTTCAAGTTTCAGCAAGGAAACAGTAGCCTG ATTTACATCACATGCTTCTTGAAGGCAACTGTGGCATCTGCATCACCTGATCCTGAGCACAAGGCTTGCTGGTATAATGGCAACAG ATGGACTGCTGCGTATGGTACTGACCAGGTATGCAGCTGTTGTGATAGCCGCTGTAGCTTACAGATGGAACACGATCAATCAG
- the LOC124396783 gene encoding zona pellucida sperm-binding protein 3-like isoform X2, whose amino-acid sequence MKACTHTSPLWERLDIPGLKDDKNAATMGLNHIGVSALLFVALGLVEAQWLMWKFQATTGPPPEPSERQMDPVPTLSVTSECNETAVHVEVKKNLFKNGKPINTAALTLGGCAAKEDTASQVLIYESELNGCNSRLTVTEDELVYVFTLGTASEPLSGTPITIECHYPRFHHVPSSTLMPSWKPDDSPQAVAEPFFSMRLMMDNWIFERTSNQYQLGELINIEASVLPFNQVPLRVFVDRCIASAVPDITTVPRYSFIENNGCLVDSMIIASSSHFMLQTQEATLRFQLEAFKFQQGNSSLATVASASPDPEHKACWYNGNRWTAAYGTDQVCSCCDSRCSLQMEHDQSGQEPASQITLDPILVEGEI is encoded by the exons atgaaagcctgcacccacaccagccCTTTGTGGGAAAGATTGGACATCCCTGGGTTAAAGGATGATAAAA ATGCAGCAACAATGGGATTAAACCATATTGGTGTTTCTGCATTGCTGTTTGTTGCCCTCGGATTGGTTGAGGCCCAATGGCTAATGTGGAAATTCCAAGCAACTACAGGACCACCACCAGAGCCATCTGAGAGGCAGATGGACCCTGTTCCTACTCTGAGTGTAACGTCTGAATGCAATGAAACTGCTGTGCATgtggaagtgaagaaaaatctgtttaaaaatggAAAACCCATCAATACTGCAGCTCTGACGCTGGGAGGCTGTGCTGCGAAAGAGGATACTGCTTCTCAAGTCCTTATCTACGAATCTGAACTGAATGGCTGCAATAGCAGACTCACG GTGACTGAGGATGAACTGGTTTATGTTTTCACCCTGGGTACTGCTTCAGAGCCTTTAAGTGGTACTCCAATTACTATTGAATGCCACTATCCAAG ATTCCATCATGTTCCCAGCAGCACTCTGATGCCTTCTTGGAAACCAGATGATTCTCCCCAGGCTGTTGCAGAACCTTTTTTCTCCATGAGGCTCATGATGG ATAACTGGATATTTGAAAGAACATCCAACCAGTACCAGTTGGGTGAGCTTATAAACATTGAGGCATCGGTACTGCCGTTCAACCAGGTGCCCTTGCGTGTCTTTGTGGATCGTTGCATAGCCAGTGCTGTCCCTGACATAACTACAGTCCCCAGATATTCCTTCATTGAGAACAATGG GTGTTTGGTCGATTCTATGATCATAGCATCCAGTTCCCACTTCATGCTTCAAACTCAAGAAGCAACGCTGAGGTTTCAGTTGGAGGCCTTCAAGTTTCAGCAAGGAAACAGTAGCCTG GCAACTGTGGCATCTGCATCACCTGATCCTGAGCACAAGGCTTGCTGGTATAATGGCAACAG ATGGACTGCTGCGTATGGTACTGACCAGGTATGCAGCTGTTGTGATAGCCGCTGTAGCTTACAGATGGAACACGATCAATCAG
- the LOC124396783 gene encoding zona pellucida sperm-binding protein 3-like isoform X3: protein MGLNHIGVSALLFVALGLVEAQWLMWKFQATTGPPPEPSERQMDPVPTLSVTSECNETAVHVEVKKNLFKNGKPINTAALTLGGCAAKEDTASQVLIYESELNGCNSRLTVTEDELVYVFTLGTASEPLSGTPITIECHYPRFHHVPSSTLMPSWKPDDSPQAVAEPFFSMRLMMDNWIFERTSNQYQLGELINIEASVLPFNQVPLRVFVDRCIASAVPDITTVPRYSFIENNGCLVDSMIIASSSHFMLQTQEATLRFQLEAFKFQQGNSSLIYITCFLKATVASASPDPEHKACWYNGNRWTAAYGTDQVCSCCDSRCSLQMEHDQSGQEPASQITLDPILVEGEI from the exons ATGGGATTAAACCATATTGGTGTTTCTGCATTGCTGTTTGTTGCCCTCGGATTGGTTGAGGCCCAATGGCTAATGTGGAAATTCCAAGCAACTACAGGACCACCACCAGAGCCATCTGAGAGGCAGATGGACCCTGTTCCTACTCTGAGTGTAACGTCTGAATGCAATGAAACTGCTGTGCATgtggaagtgaagaaaaatctgtttaaaaatggAAAACCCATCAATACTGCAGCTCTGACGCTGGGAGGCTGTGCTGCGAAAGAGGATACTGCTTCTCAAGTCCTTATCTACGAATCTGAACTGAATGGCTGCAATAGCAGACTCACG GTGACTGAGGATGAACTGGTTTATGTTTTCACCCTGGGTACTGCTTCAGAGCCTTTAAGTGGTACTCCAATTACTATTGAATGCCACTATCCAAG ATTCCATCATGTTCCCAGCAGCACTCTGATGCCTTCTTGGAAACCAGATGATTCTCCCCAGGCTGTTGCAGAACCTTTTTTCTCCATGAGGCTCATGATGG ATAACTGGATATTTGAAAGAACATCCAACCAGTACCAGTTGGGTGAGCTTATAAACATTGAGGCATCGGTACTGCCGTTCAACCAGGTGCCCTTGCGTGTCTTTGTGGATCGTTGCATAGCCAGTGCTGTCCCTGACATAACTACAGTCCCCAGATATTCCTTCATTGAGAACAATGG GTGTTTGGTCGATTCTATGATCATAGCATCCAGTTCCCACTTCATGCTTCAAACTCAAGAAGCAACGCTGAGGTTTCAGTTGGAGGCCTTCAAGTTTCAGCAAGGAAACAGTAGCCTG ATTTACATCACATGCTTCTTGAAGGCAACTGTGGCATCTGCATCACCTGATCCTGAGCACAAGGCTTGCTGGTATAATGGCAACAG ATGGACTGCTGCGTATGGTACTGACCAGGTATGCAGCTGTTGTGATAGCCGCTGTAGCTTACAGATGGAACACGATCAATCAG
- the LOC124396780 gene encoding zona pellucida sperm-binding protein 3-like, whose protein sequence is MGFNQVGLCALVLFAVRLSTAQWLDLGAVQPPAGSQATKPGQPPLQSNPGMAPQWLQSSPQAGSPPVAPLGLQFQNPSDAQAQQVIQQQVKKLDWTFPALPKIPTPQTLVHVDRQSNPVYTQGVTVSCNETAVHVEVRKDVLGHDLSNIAFLTLGGCPAQGMDAASAVLIYESLLNGCKSMLTMTADELVYIFTLGMSPVPISGTPILRRASTRVMIQCHYPRFHNVSSSGLVPAWVPYASAQAAEELLVFTLRLMTDDWLSERTSNQYYLGELINIEASVLQFNHVPLRVLIDGCVATNVPDINSVPRYFFIDNYGCLLDAKLTQSSSQFMPQTQANKLSFQLEAFGFQQANSSLVYITCIIKATAASAPADSQHKACSFSGNGWIAAYGPNQVCSCCSSSCTGRKGRDLSARARRDLSSKTGLQLAKRVRLGPITVLENVW, encoded by the exons ATGGGGTTTAACCAAGTGGGGCTTTGTGCACTTGTGCTTTTTGCAGTTAGATTATCAACAGCACAATGGCTGGATTTGGGAGCTGTGCAACCACCTGCTGGATCTCAAGCAACCAAACCAGGTCAGCCTCCACTGCAATCGAATCCTGGGATGGCTCCTCAATGGCTGCAAAGTAGCCCCCAAGCTGGAAGCCCTCCAGTAGCCCCACTTGGACTGCAGTTTCAGAATCCTTCAGATGCTCAAGCCCAGCAAGTAATCCAGCAACAAGTGAAGAAGCTGGACTGGACTTTTCCTGCGCTGCCCAAAATCCCAACACCGCAAACGCTGGTGCATGTTGACCGACAGTCTAATCCGGTTTATACCCAGGGTGTGACGGTGAGCTGCAACGAGACTGCAGTGCATGTCGAGGTGAGGAAGGATGTTCTTGGACATGATCTGTCCAATATTGCTTTCCTCACACTGGGAGGCTGTCCTGCTCAAGGGATGGATGCTGCTTCTGCTGTCCTCATCTATGAATCTCTGTTAAATGGCTGCAAAAGCATGTTGACT ATGACTGCAGATGAGCTGGTGTATATCTTCACTCTTGGTATGTCTCCTGTGCCAATCAGTGGCACTCCCATTCTAAGAAGAGCCAGTACAAGGGTTATGATTCAGTGCCATTATCCAAG GTTCCACAATGTCAGTAGCAGTGGTCTTGTGCCTGCTTGGGTCCCATATGCTTCTGCCCAGGCTGCTGAGGAACTTCTCGTTTTCACATTGAGACTTATGACTG ATGACTGGCTATCTGAACGAACATCCAACCAGTACTACCTGGGTGAGCTTATAAACATTGAGGCGTCCGTTCTGCAGTTCAACCATGTCCCTCTGCGTGTCCTTATTGACGGCTGTGTGGCTACTAATGTCCCTGATATAAATTCCGTCCCCAGATATTTCTTCATTGATAATTATGG GTGCCTGCTTGATGCCAAGCTAACTCAGTCCAGTTCCCAGTTCATGCCCCAAACTCAAGCAAACAAGCTGAGCTTTCAACTGGAGGCTTTTGGATTCCAACAAGCAAACAGTAGCCTG GTCTACATCACATGCATCATTAAGGCAACAGCTGCCTCTGCCCCAGCTGATTCTCAGCACAAGGCTTGTTCTTTCTCTGGCAatgg ATGGATTGCTGCATATGGTCCCAACCAGGTATGTAGTTGTTGCAGTAGCAGCTGTACCGGAAGGAAGGGAAGAGACTTGTCTGCAAGGGCTCGACGAGATTTGTCTTCAAAGACAG GCCTGCAGCTGGCAAAACGTGTACGCCTGGGTCCAATTACAGTTCTGGAGAATGTTTGGTAG
- the LOC124396782 gene encoding zona pellucida sperm-binding protein 3-like, with translation MGFNQVRDGLLRLLLAVHITTAQWTSLENIKLSNPGQPPLQMNPGLTPQWLQSASQAGSPGYPSADQTQQVIQHQVKKLNWTFPAVPQIPMPPPLVHVDRYADPIPAQGVTVRCNETSVYVEVSKDVLGIDPTFTMASLTLGGCTPKSMDAPSQVLIYESPLYGCKSRLTVTSDELVYIFTLGMSPVPIRGTPILRRAGTRVFIQCHYPRFHNVSSSGLVPAWLPYASAQAAQELLVFTLRLMTDDWLAERTSNQYYLGELINIEASVLQFHHVPLRVLVDGCVATTVPDINAVPRYFFIENFGCLVDARLTQSSSQFMPQTQANKLRFQLEAFGFQQGNSSLVYITCILKATAASSPADAEHKACSFSDNRWSAAYGADQVCSCCSSSCGSRKGRDLSKRGMQLKREVNLGPIVVVENVW, from the exons ATGGGATTCAACCAAGTGAGGGATGGTCTGCTACGGCTGCTTTTGGCAGTTCATATAACAACAGCACAATGGACAAGTTTGGAGAATATTAAATTAAGCAACCCAGGACAGCCTCCACTGCAAATGAATCCTGGTTTAACTCCTCAATGGCTGCAAAGTGCTTCCCAAGCTGGAAGCCCTGGATATCCTTCAGCTGACCAAACGCAGCAAGTAATCCAGCATCAAGTTAAGAAGCTGAATTGGACTTTTCCTGCAGTGCCCCAAATCCCAATGCCACCACCTCTAGTGCATGTTGACAGATATGCTGATCCTATTCCTGCCCAAGGTGTGACGGTGAGATGTAACGAGACTTCAGTGTATGTCGAGGTGAGCAAAGACGTGCTTGGAATTGATCCAACCTTCACAATGGCTTCACTCACACTTGGAGGCTGTACACCCAAAAGCATGGATGCTCCTTCTCAAGTCCTTATCTATGAGTCTCCATTGTATGGCTGCAAAAGCAGATTAACT GTGACTTCAGATGAGCTGGTGTATATTTTTACTCTTGGTATGTCTCCAGTACCAATCCGTGGTACTCCCATTCTTAGGAGAGCTGGTACAAGGGTTTTCATTCAGTGTCACTATCCAAG ATTCCACAATGTGAGTAGCAGTGGTCTTGTACCTGCTTGGCTTCCATATGCTTCTGCCCAGGCTGCTCAGGAACTTCTTGTCTTCACCTTGAGGCTGATGACTG ATGACTGGCTAGCTGAACGAACATCCAACCAGTACTACCTGGGTGAGCTTATAAACATTGAGGCGTCTGTACTGCAGTTCCACCATGTCCCTCTGCGTGTCCTTGTAGATGGCTGTGTGGCTACTACAGTCCCTGACATAAATGCTGTCCCCAGATATTTCTTCATTGAAAATTTTGG GTGTCTGGTTGATGCCAGGCTAACTCAGTCCAGTTCCCAGTTCATGCCCCAAACTCAAGCAAACAAGCTGAGGTTTCAGTTGGAAGCTTTTGGATTTCAACAAGGGAACAGTAGCCTG GTCTACATCACTTGCATCTTGAAGGCAACAGCTGCTTCTTCCCCTGCTGATGCTGAGCACAAGGCGTGTTCCTTTTCAGACAATAG ATGGAGTGCTGCATATGGTGCTGACCAGGTGTGCAGTTGTTGCAGTAGCAGCTGTGGTTCAAGGAAGGGACGAGATCTGTCAAAGCGAG GCATGCAGCTGAAGAGAGAAGTCAACCTTGGCCCAATTGTGGTTGTGGAAAATGTTTGGTAA